A stretch of DNA from Triticum dicoccoides isolate Atlit2015 ecotype Zavitan chromosome 2A, WEW_v2.0, whole genome shotgun sequence:
CTTTTTTTCACGAGAGGTGACTGCATGCATCTATCTTCAGCACTAGTGCAAAGCTCAAGCTCATGTCATGTTGCCTTGGCGCCGCCTTTCGATATCTTCAAAGATTCCATAGCTTCCCTGCACATCACACCCACAATCAGTGCTCGATACCAGCATTCATAAAGTTTAAAGTTTCAGTAAGCATGCGACAACAAAAGGGGTAGATGGATACCGTAATGCAGATTCCATCTCGGCATTCTCCGGGTCCAACTTGAATCCATCAAGAAGCGCCACACACGCGTTCGTGTAGTCCTGGTGATGAATGGTGGCCTTGTGAACGAATTATTCAAAAAAAATGCATTGGTCAAATGAAGTAGCCAGCAGGATCTTCGATCCCACCTTCAGTGACATCAGAGCTGCACCCTGCCGGTAGTAGGCCTTTGGCCAGTCAGGCCGCATTCCTCTGCAATCAAGAGCGTCCAGCAAAGCCCTCTGTCCGTCACCCATGCGAAGCAAGCAGAGGCTTCTGTTTGAGAACAAGGTTGCATCATTAGGGTCATGCTCTATTGCCTGCATCCAACAAGTTAAAGAAGATTTGCTGAGTATCGAAACAGATACGAATTTGTGAATTGGAAATCTGCAAATGGCTGCTCATTGACTAGTATTAGTGCAAGAGATTAATGAATCATGCAAAAACCTTGATTTTCTTGAAAAGAAGCCAATCTCAGAagctttttcatatataattcattaaATATAGGACAATACTGAAGTAAAGTCAATTGCGGACCAAATAAGTTCTACTTGATTATTTCCTAACCCCCCGTAAAAATATGGAATGGCGACAAGCAAAACGAGCCCCCTTATGACATTTGTTTTTGGTCGACACCAGACCAGTTGTCTTGTACTGAGGACTTGCTTACTAGTTTTCGAGTTGGCAGGGATGGGGGAATGGGAGATAAGTTACTTTTGGAGTACAAGATTCTATTTTTCAGCATCATTCTATGGAAGCAGGAAAAAAGAAATGACCAAGGCAGTAAAAAGAAAGGCATAGCAGTTAGTAGGAGTTTATCCCGGGCAACATCCTTTGCAGCTGCAAGACAGTCCGACGCCCCTAAGTTGTTGATAGTGGGCTTGACGCACAGTTACCGAGAGCAGAGCAGTGAGCCAACCAATCGAGCAGTAGGTTCACTGATTTCTCCATCCATCCAACTGGTAGTTCTAACAATAGGTGAGCTTTTAGAAAAAAATTACTTCATGGTAAATGTATCTGCAGTAATGTCAAGGTTCAAAAACAGCTTATTGGCTCTGAAAAACAGAAGATTGTCTAAACATAGGTTCATTTGCACCTCCCACATGCAATGCAGCACGTAAGGAGAAGGCAACAGGTCAGCAAATCCAATTATGTCCTCTCCAAAGGAAAATCAGGAAAGAATTCATTCTACTTTTCCCAGCTGAACTGTTGTGGCTGGGAAAGCCTGCTAGAACAACAGGAGTCAAATCGGACAAGCAGCCAGGGCATGAATGCATGATGGGGCTGGCACACAAGGAGCATAAGCTGGCTAGTAGGATTAGTCACCTAGCATGAGTTAAGAAACTTAATGGGGCTGGCGCACAAGCATCCAGGGGAAAAAGAAATAAATGATTGTGTTTTGTTTGGAACGGGGCAGAGATAAAGAAAGAGTTCTAGTTTTAGGTTTCAAGATCTGATACACCTATACAAGAGGAGACTATTAAAATCTGCAAGCAACATAATACCAACATACAAATCAGTGCCCAGCTAATCCCTTTCCAGTCAGTCTAGCCTTATTTTCAAGGTAGTTATCCCTTGACAATGCCACTGACCAAGTTTCCTTTTCAATAACTAGGCCTTTGCCATTTGGTGACTCAAACATAGCTAGAAGCCTGTTTGAAAATCTCCAGGTTCACGTGCTTTCTTTTCTGCCAAAGAATTATAACTTAGAAGCAGGAAAGAATACAACATATGGCGTTGTAACATACCTTAGTGTACCACATTGTTGCAGAAAAATAATCCTTACTCTCGATTGCTTTAATCGCAGATGACTTCAACTTTGCTATTTCCCTTTTAGTCGCATGTTCATCCTGAACCATAAATATCAAATAAGATGGAGACATGAGTAATGAATAGAAAAATGCTTTAATAGTAAAGAAAATACATAGGACTGTTCTGTAAATATAGCAATATACTGTAATAAATATTATTGGGTAATAGGCCCCAATACCAATTGAAACTTTAACACCAGAAATGTAGTCTCCTCATAAATTTGAAATTTTCACCTCACACATATTTTTCTAGTGTACGTGTGCAACCCCTTTCATCTCTTATTTTCTATACGATCTTAAGATTTAAGATAATGTCACAATTAGTAACTCCCTCTTGTGCACACTGATAGTAGATGATAGTTTCAAGCAAGATCAAAAAACAAATTGCCGTCATTTCCCTTAGTATGCCTAGTATGGAATGCTGGAATCTCATGAATTGATTTTCACATAAATAGGTGTAATTCCTGCAAAAAAAAAACTAAATTTATCCATTTCAAACAGGACCTAAATATGTGAAGTCAAATTGGTCAGCATAAGAAAAATATAGCTAAATTTGAACTGTTTCAGTTTGACATGTTCCATCGCACATTACCTAAAAGCGAACGTAAGATACAAATTTGATATTTAAAATATTCTTAGTATTTCTTTACTAACCTATTTATCAATATTGTAACAACTTCCGTTAAAAATATTGTAACAACTCAATCTAGAAAGGAAGCTAaatatagcatttgatcaatataTTTTTCATGTGGAAACACAAATAAAGTGTAGGACAGTCAAATTGTTTTGAGCCAAGTCATTAGTCAACTTAAGCATCATGTGGTGTCACAAGCCAAAATGCACATTAAAGTTTTCAGCCCAAAATGTACATAGCAAGAATCCTTAAGGACCCAACTTGCTATGTGCACATTCAAGTCACATAGCAAGAATCCAATCAGACTGTTCGGTACTAGACATAGATTAATTCTAGAAGAAACTGGAGGCACATAAGGACCTGGTGCCATGTTTCGTGGATAATGTCCTCCACTAGGATGTTGCTACCAATAGAATGCAGAGTTACAAACATAACAGTTTACTAATTGGCTCACTGCCATGGTCTACCACTATTTCCTCCACAGTTGTGGGCTTGTGACCGCCACAAAATTTTATGGAGAAGAAAATGTCTGCCACAGCTGTAGCCAAACTTGGCTATAAAGATAGTAACTGAGATTTGAGTCCTGCTGAAGAGAAGTTTGGCGTGCTAGGCCAAACTTGGCTACCTAAGATGTGGCAAACTGCAGCCACAAACTAAATAGGCCCTAAAGATGATAAAACTGACTGAATAACTATCCAATAAGCACCTTAGGATTGACTTTGACCTCGACCTCTTCCCCACAGGCAACGTGCTGCTCCTGTTGTTGTCGCGGCCCCTGGTCACGTCCTCGTCCTCTGCCAGATCGCCGAGCGGTGCCAGCGACTCGTCCTCTGGCGCTGGCGTGGACAGCAGCCTGAAAAACAACAAGTCGTTTTCATAAAATCCACCAAACACACAACTCACCCTCTTCTCTGACATTAGCACCACCTGACCGAACTTACAATGCCAGGAAAAAAACAAGCACCTAAGTTGTCTGACATGACAAATTTTGGTTCAACAATGATAAGTGGCAGTGTGGCACTGAGGCTGCAAAACTCTTACCATGAAGTGAATCGCTTATATTCTCACTCCAGTCAGTGTTCTCACTGGAGGTAGATGTACaacatttcaaaaaaaaactcaGGTCATGACAAGAGCAATTACCACATTTTGAATATTActactccgtcccataatgtaagacgttttttgacactacactagtgttaaaaaatgtcttacattatgggacggagggagtacatgacaacaaaACATCAAACTGAACCTCGACAGATATATAATGGTAATACTAATATTTGATGGCTCATTTCTTTCTATCTGCTTCTCAAAGTAGGAAAACTTATTTTACTGGGCATCCAACCGAAACAATACAAAATATCTATGCAGCATTACTGGGAAAAAGTTACAGCCTGTTAGTATGTAAATTAAACAATAATTACAGGGAAGTTTACCCAAGCAAGAACCAATATTTCAACAAACATCAATAGTCTAAACATCTCATACGACATGTATCGCATATTTATATATTCcacaaacagaagagaacagatagCATGGAATCCCATGGAGCCACATAGCACAGCAACATACCTCATGTACAAGATGCCTATGCTAAGTTAGGTGGGTCAAGGGTCCAACAGGGAAAGATGGTGAATGCATGGTTTCGTAGTAAAGCACCGACAAACTATGGATAGGAAATAAGTGGCACTTATGCTCCATGCTTAAGTCTTGAACAGTGTCATACGCTTGTGTTTACTAGTGGCAAAGAAGTAAATCTTACATCATTAGAGGCATTACGCTTGGCACCAGCCTTCAGTAAGAAATTTAAGCACTCTGTTGAGCTGTCATTTCCCATTGCAGAATCAAGTGAAACAGTTTCAATACAATCTGGGTTGATAACAGCGCCAGCCTATCACATAAAAGGAATGTCACATTTTATGTATGGTGAATAAGTAAAGAACTTGATTTCCAAGCTTAAGTGTTGGAAAATATTGAATATTGAAATAAAGTAAACAAACCTCAACCAGGAGCTTCACGCATTGTAGTGATGATACATTTACAGCCTGAAAGAGGGGTGTCATAGGATAAAGTCCATAGCTCATGTACGTCTTGTTGCACTAGTGAGATGTGAAGCACGTTAGCTGCTATTAATTGATGATAATAACTGGACATAGAAAAATGATTAAAAAGAAAGGTAAGTATGCATAACCATATATCTATGCCAAGCTTTAACTAAAAAAAGTAGGAAACAGCTCCTGGCTCCTGCGACGTTGAAATTTGCAAACACAAATAAGTACAATGTTACAATAGTCGCCTTATTGTTAAATCTTGACTAGAAGACTTTTATTATTTTATTGATGattggtactccctctgtaaacaaatataagacattttaggtCACTAAAGTAGTGACttaaaatgtcttatatttctttacagagggagtaccataTATTACTACATAAAAGTAGCAGCCATGATAGGAAATCAATCATTATGGCAAGTGCACAAAATGACAATGCACCCAGAAGAAATTGATCAACACATGCAATTCGCACTTTGAAAATTATAGGTGCATGAAAGCACGTATAGTAGCTTCCACAGAAAACAATAGTGGAGATTCCAAACAAACATTAAACATTACTCTTGCATAAGGATGAAGATTATAAGCTACGGCCCAGACTATAGGTTGGAGAACACAATGTTACGGACTTGAACAAAAGTGAAATGAAGTATTAGTGATTCTTGTAACAGTTGCTCCCTAGGAGATCTTGAACAATAACATATAACTAGAAAATTAGACAACTAGAAGCAGCAGGGAAGaaagaagtaactgacatttgaagATTTAATTGTGCTGCAAAGAACAAtgatcacaccataacttgcatacTAGCAAAAGAACAAAACAGCTTCAAGAGTACCAAACAATAACTAGAATGGAGCATGAGAACAATACTTACATCTGCATTATGCTCCAATAAAGTCTTCATAGCACCGACTTGTTGTTCCTTAGTAGCAAGATGCAGTGGTGTCCCAATCTCCTCAGCTATCGGGTCTACATAAGCTCCCTTTGCAAGCAACAGTTCTATCATTTCACAATCTCCTGCATAAAAGAAGCAATATGAAGGTACTTATTACATAATAAGATGGTAAGTTTTTTTCTGACAATCTTTTTAATTTATTTTATCTGGCTCCTGGCAGACCTCAGTTTTCCCTGCATATAGGCTACGAAGATCATGCTAAAGGGGTCAATGTTCCATAGAAACAAGAACTACGCCTACTCGTCTAGCCAAATAAGTTGACTAAACCAATTTCTTTTGAAATAAACGAAGGAGACTAACTATTTCACTTTTAAGGGTGGTGTAACTGAGAGCTGAATAGAATTTAACTACCGAATTTGAAGATAACCTACTTCCATACTAACCTAAGGGAAAGAAAACATAAGTTGCCCTGGAAGTTTGGTCAAACAAACTGTAGTAAGAACATAATACAGCCACAAAATATATTAGAAACAAAAATTCAAAAACTGTGGTgcacacgtgcaaaacagagataaCATATGAATAGAGAGGACCTATTCCAGCAGCAGCATGTAGAGGAGTTAGCCCGGCCTCATCAGCTTTGTCTGGATCAGCACCATGATCAAGTAGACACTTGACAACAGCAATCCTTTCACTCATCACCGCATAAAAAAGAGGTGTTCTACCTGTCAAGCACACATACCACGAGGCTTATTTGGCGCAAGTCAATTCAGGATCAGCAAAGAAATGCACATCTGAAAACTCCTCACCGAACATGACATCTAGAAATATGATAGCAAGATTACAAACTAGGGGACGACAGATACATGAAATTCAGGTATCACAGGAGTTAGAATGTGGAGGTCGCTGAGGCACTGTTTGGCAAACAGGACTAACTATTTCACTTTTAAAAGTTTTATTAAAAGACCCATAAATATGCAGAATCAACTGTAGAGTTTTAGTTTCGGTCCCTGCGAGATGAAACTGAAGTTCTAATGGCACCATTAAATCCTTTGGGGCATTTTCATAAGTGCAACCAAGCAACGTTTGGAAAGGAACAGACCCTTATCATCTGCAGCATCCACATCGACGCGCAGCTCCCCGGCCAGGTAGCTGCAGACCTCGAGCTGCTCGTTGGCCGCGGCGATCAGCAGCGCCGACATGCCGCCGTCGGccctcgccgcctccaccgcctccctgGGGCGGCCCTTGCCGTTATCCAGCACCCACACCACCCCTGCAACCGCCCCCCCAAAAAATCAGAGCTCGGAGGAACGCCAAACAGCCGGGGGCCGAAATCGGGAGGCGGGTGAGGGGGGAACTCACTCTTGAGGAGGGGGAGGTCGCCTTTGAAGGCCGCGTCGAGGAGCGTGTCCTGCATCGAAGAGATGGCTCTCGCGActgcggggagggggagggagagtgaGCGAGCGGATTTAGTTAGGGTTCGGGTGCGCGGTCGAGGCGCGGGATCGTACGCGGGGAGGCGCTTACCACCGGCGGCGGAGGGGAAGCGAGGTTGCTGCGGCGGCGCCGCCATGGCGGATCGGTCGGGGAGCGAGGTTTTTTTTTTTTGGAACTGCGAGGGGAGGGGTTTGGGGATGCGGGAAGAGGGTGAGAGCGAGCGAGGAGGGGGGAGGGTTTGAATTTTGATTTGAAATCCCGGCACAGGGGAGTGAATTACATCTATAGTACTCAAACTTGACACTAGGGTTCACTTCCGTCACTGTATTTAGAAAGTGTCAGAATACGGTCACTGAAGTTGTGTGAATGTGTCACTCTACGATCACTGCTACCGTATCCAACGTATTTCACTGATGTGGTATATGTTGACCTGTCCTAACAGTTGACTTGCTTACGTGGCAAGCTCATCCTTCTCATCTTTCTTAGCATCCCATGAATGAACCTGAGCATTGGCTGCCGCGTATGCCCACCAGCCATGGAGCCCGTGACGATTTACCGCATGGCTACTCGGCTCTCTTCTGTCAACAGCCCCTACTTCCCCGCTGCCCTTCTTCACGCCGTGTCATCCCTGTTAAGGCAAAAGACCGCCCTACTCGAGCTCCTCTCGTGCGACGCCCCGCTCTTCATCGAGCAGTATGGCGGCTCGCTGCACCCGGACGAGCTCGCCTTCTTCGACATGCTCCAAGATGACTATGAGGTCTGCTCGCACCTCAGCCGCCTGCGCGCCTCCGCCTCCTGGAAAGCCGGTTCCCCTCGGCCCTCACGTGTACCTCATCTACTTTCCTAGCTAGTGCGCCACAAAGAGCACTTCTCCCACCCGGGAACCTCCTGCGAGCGGCCAGCACTCACGAAGTCCATGTCACCGTCGTCGCCGCAATCTACATCCCCTCCAGCGTTGCCAAACTCATATGTGGTGTTTAGAATACAGAGCAAGCCGCCGTGCGGGGCGACCTCCGTGCATTTTCCCGGCTCAAATGGGAGGCATACGATGGTTAGGTTGTAGCCTCGCCGAACCCGTGGAGCTCGACACCGTCGCCCGGCGGCGGCAGAAAGAATAGGCGGACATGATGTtgtgttttgattttcggtttgagatttttttcgccctaggccgagatggccgaaattcagtcattttcaaaaaaattcggctgaaatttgaccaaattttgacTACAATTTGACTTAAAGTTGACCAAAATTTACCAAATTTGACCAATTTCGGCCTAAAGATACTTTCCGCCCCAGGCCGAGATTCGGCCGAAATCCGTTTTTTCggccgaaaatcaaaacacagACATGATGTTCCGCGGGGCGAAGCCATACACGAGTAGTCCGACATAGTCGCAGCTCTCCGCGTCAAGTCCCCGCGCATGTACAACATCATGCTCTGtaatcccttttcaacaaagacgcCACCCAACTTGGCATCCGGCGTGCAGACCAGTACACCAACCGGGAGCATGCCTACGAGGTGCGGAGGTGTAGCTAGACGAGAGGTGGGGAAAGAACATGTCGACAGCCACGACAGGCAGGCGATGAAGGTTGAGCATATGTGGAGGAGCATGGTAGGGTGGAACCTGTCATGtggaactaaagtgggagagacagacacccactagccaccttatgcaacaagtgcatgtcagtcggtggaacctgtctcatgtaagcgtacgtgtaaggtcggtatgggccgcttcatcccacaatgccgccgaatcaagataagactagtaacggtaagcaaattgaccaaatcatcgcccaaacctacttgtgttctactcatgcatagaatatacgaatagacctagctcatgatgccactgttggggaacgtagtaataattaaaattttcctacttgtcaccaagatcaatctaggagatgctagaaacgagtgagagggagtgcatcttcatacccttgaagatcgctaagcagaagcgttacaagaacgcggttgatggagtcgtacttgcggcgactcaaatcacggaagatctgaTCCAAACGTCGAAaggatggcgcctccgcgttcaacacacgtacagcccggggacgtctcctccttgatccagcaaggggagaggagaagttgaaggagagctccagcagcacgacggcgtggtggtggtggagctcgtggttcatcgacagggcttcgctaagcactacggaggatgAGGAGttgggggaggggagggctgcgccagaggaaggggtgcggcttccctctctctccctcactatatatagggggaaggggaaggaggccggccccctagatgcatctagatgGGGGGACGACGgccggggggacttgccccccaagcaggtgggaggcgcccccaccccctagggtttccaaccctaggtgccttgggtccTTGGGGGCGCACCCACTAAGAGGCTAGTCCCCACCCATATTCAGCCCACTTGGTCTCCCAgggtaggtggccccatccggtggacccccggacaccttccggtggtcccggtacaataccgataacccttgAAACCTTCCGGTGACTCAAACTGCACTTCCCATATATAtatttcttcacctccggaccattcaggaactcctcgtgacgtccaggatctcatccaggactccgaacaaccttcggtaaccacatacaatttcccattgcaactctagcgtcaccgaaccttaagtgtgtagagcctacgggttcgggaaccgtgCAGACATGACGAAGACACCTCtcaggccaataaccaatagcgggatatggatacccatattgtctcccacatgttccacgatgatctcatcggatgaaccacgatgtcagggattcaatcaatcccgtatacaattccctttgtccatcagtatattacttgcccgagattcgatcgtcagtatccccataccttgtttaatctcgttacggtaagtctctttactcgttctgtaatacatgatcttttcccttgaagaggaaagggtgatgcagcaaagtagcgtaagtattttccttagttttttgagaaccaagatatcaattcaataggagactacacgcaaatccctcgtacctgcacaaacaatcaagaaccttgcaaccaacgcgataaaggggttgtcagtcccttcacggccacttgcaaaagtgagatttgataaagataataagataaatatttttggtatttttttgtacagattgcaaaataaacggcgatagaatttggcaagttgacgggaaaataatatgatggagaatagactcgggggccataggtttcactagtggcttctctcaagatagcataatctatggtgggtgaacaaattactgtctagcaattgatagaaaagcgcatagttatgagaatatctacgcatgatcatgtatataggcatcacgtccgtgacaagtagaccgaaatgattctgcatctactactattactccacacatcgaccgctatccagcatgcatctagagtattaagttcataagaacagagtaacgcatggcaagatgacatgatgtagaggtataaactcaagcaatatgatataaaccccacctttttatcctcgatggcaataatacaatgcgtgccttgttgcccctgctgtcactgggaaaggacaccgcaagattgaacccaaagctaagcacttctcccattgcaagaaagatcaatctagtaggccaaaccaaactgataattcgaagagacttgcaaagatatttaaatcatgcatataagaattcagagaacaatcaaatattgttcatagataatcttgatcataaacccacaattcatcggatctcgacaaacacaccacaaaaagaattacatcgaatagatctccaagagaatcgaggagaactttgtattgagatccaaagagagagaagaagtcatctagctaataactatggacccgaaggtctgtggtaaactactcacacatcatcggagaggctatggtgttgatgtagaagccctccgtgattgattccccctccagcggtgcgccggaaaaggccctaagatAGGATCTAACCggcatagaaggttgcggcggtggaaatagggtttcgtggtgctcctggatgttttcagggtatatgagtatatataggcgaaagaagtaggtcggtggagccacgaggggcccacgagggtgggggcgtgccctcctgcatcatcatccaagcctctccgatgaagtgtgagtagtttacttcagacctacaggtccatagttagtagctagatggcttcttctctctttttggatctcaatacagtgtccccctctctcgtggagatctattcgatgtaatattctttttgcggtgtgtttgttgggaccgatgaattgtgggtttatgatcaagtctatctatgaataatatttgaatcttctctgaattcttttatgtatgattggttatctttgcaagtgtcttcgaattatcagtttggtttggcctactagattggttgttcttgccatgggagaagtgcttagctttgggctcgatcttgcggtgtcctttcccagtgatagaaggggcagcaaggcacgtattctatcgttgccatcgaggataacaagatggtttttttaataatattgcatgaaactatccctctacatcatgtcatcttgcttaaggtgttactctgtttttaacttaatactctagatgcatgctggatagcggtcgatgagtggagtaatagtagtagatgcaggcaggagtcggtctacttgtcttggacgtgatgtctatatacatgatcatacctagatattctcataactatgctcaattctgtcaattgctcaacagtaatttgttcacccactgtagaatacttatgctcttgagagaagcgactagtgaaacctatggcccccgggtctctttctcattatatcaatctccatcactttattattgctttgcttttactttttactttgcatctctataccaaaaatactaaaaatattatttatcatctctatcagatctcactttcttaagtgaccatgaagggattgacaacccctaagcgcgttggttgcgttgagctattgtttttgtgtaggtacgagggacttgtgcgtagcctcctactggattgataccttggttctcaaaaactaagggaaatacttacgctactttgctgcatcttcctctcctcttcggggaaatccaacatagtgctcaagaggtagcaagaagaatttttggcgctgttgccgggagtctgcgcaaaagttaacataccaagtacccatcacaatccctatctcccgcattacattatttgccatttgcctctcgttttcctctcccccgaattcacccttgccgttttattcgccctctctctctctctctctatccttcctctctatttgtctctttttgcccgtttgccttttgttcgcttgtgt
This window harbors:
- the LOC119353547 gene encoding ankyrin-2-like, which produces MAAPPQQPRFPSAAGVARAISSMQDTLLDAAFKGDLPLLKRVVWVLDNGKGRPREAVEAARADGGMSALLIAAANEQLEVCSYLAGELRVDVDAADDKGRTPLFYAVMSERIAVVKCLLDHGADPDKADEAGLTPLHAAAGIGDCEMIELLLAKGAYVDPIAEEIGTPLHLATKEQQVGAMKTLLEHNADCNKTYMSYGLYPMTPLFQAVNVSSLQCVKLLVEAGAVINPDCIETVSLDSAMGNDSSTECLNFLLKAGAKRNASNDAAVHASARGRVAGTARRSGRGRGRDQGPRQQQEQHVACGEEVEVKVNPKDEHATKREIAKLKSSAIKAIESKDYFSATMWYTKAIEHDPNDATLFSNRSLCLLRMGDGQRALLDALDCRGMRPDWPKAYYRQGAALMSLKDYTNACVALLDGFKLDPENAEMESALREAMESLKISKGGAKAT